The DNA sequence CTCTTAACTTATTCCTAATACCTTgatttacattttttgtttcctCCGGTTTAGATTTTTTAGCGTTtagaattaatataatttttttaattcataaatgaattttcatgtTTATCTTAATCTTATTGACCTTGACTTAGTGCCAAGTCATGGTCTTTCTTTTGTCcacacctttttattttttatttttttagtttttcctttttgtccaAGTCAAGGTCTTCAATCAAGGCACTTGGTTTTTGTGGTGAGGCAAAGACTCAAATCATTTTCCACTCAATTAGAATTTAATATGATACAActcaaataatactaaaaacaaaaagaagtgaGGCTATCATTGTCATTGCTTTAAACTAGTTTCtatatattttgttgaattgaaaatgcaagggaaacaAGAAAGAAGTTTCAGGTAAGGAACTAATattggtaaattatttttaatctgttTTTCTATCTAATCCTTCTACCTCTAAGTGATTTAGGTTTTCTCCAATCAAAGTAAGGTTGATCTTTGAGAtgattataattgttttttttaatatatatttacatatgttATTAGTAGATTTTTTTAGACGGGTGACGTTTGTTAAATGTGTTGTTTAAAATAAGTTCTTTATGTTGTGCAATTGTCTTTTAGATTTTGCtagtgttttcctttttatgttggagataaaattttaattcaattcaataaaATGCTGACTACATATTGGAATTCAATTCTTACAGGTGCTCCTTACTAGAGAATTGCATATTTACATGGAGAAAATTTCGATTCTTGGTTTCATTTTAGCTATTCTCTATTTCATAACAACAGAACTTGCATGTAATGGTCATACCCGTATCGACAACAATGTTCAATCTGAACAAAAGGCTCTTATCGACTTCAAAAGTGGTCTCAAAGATCCCAACAATCGGCTTTCATCATGGAAAGGAAGCAATTATTGCTACTGGCAAGGAATTAGTTGCGAAAATGGCACAGGATTTGTCATTTCAATTGAACTTCATAACCCTTATCCTCGTGAGAATGAATATGAGAACTGGAGCTCTATGAACTTGAGTGGAGAAATTAGTCCTTCATTGATAAAACTCAAGTCTTTGAAATATCTAGATTTGAGTTTCAACTCATTCAAAGCCATGCCAATTCCTCAATTCTTTGGGTCTCTGAAGAATTTAATATATCTAAACTTATCGGGTGCTGGGTTTAGTGGAtcaattccttcaaatttaagGAATCTTTCTAGCTTGCAATATCTCGATCTTTCTTCTAAGTATCTTGACGATATTGATTCTAAGTATCTTTACGAGATTGATtctgaatattttaataatttatttgttgaaaatattgaatGGATGACTGACCTTGTTTTCTTGAAGTATCTTGGTATGAATTATGTTAACCTTTCATTGGTAGGAAGTCGGTGGGTTGAGGTGGCAAACAAGCTTCCAAGTTTAACTGAGTTGCATCTAGGTGGTTGTAGCCTATTTGGCTCAATTCCACTTGGTCTTGGTGAGCTACCCAATTTGCAATACTTAGATCTATCTTCAAATGTCAATCTCAGTGGCAGTATCTCTCAATTGTTgaggaaaaattggaaaaagatAGAATTTCTCAATTTGCATGGAAATGGATTACATGGTAAGCTTCTTGTGTtaacaaaaaattgatatttctttgtTGATATGTTAATGTATAGTTAAATATAGTTCACAATTTTGTATATAAGTGTTGAATATGTATCAATatacaaatatcaaataatcaGTATATTTGGTTCACTTGTTGGAAACAAAATtcttctcattaaaaaaaatattattttgaattttaaattcttagaaggaaatttagtttcttttttatctaaGAAAAAGTATATAGTTTAACAATTTATGCTTATGAAGTATTAATgttatttgacaattttttgtgTAAAGGcaagtaattataaaaagtgtttgtctacataactattaaaaaaaattgtatcttaTAGgagtatggttttttttttaatccttaacttccttttttactttaaattagttgatgaatgatttattatttattattgccAATAATTATACActtgttatattaattaatttttgaatgttttcatttcattttgacataactctcatttttttcaatttgttttgctCCTGAGGATAATAATTTGAGCATGTactaaattgaatatttatatgatgGTTGAATTGATATATGATGTGCTTTGTCActtatgttttaatattttactaaatttagttattaaatgttttccattttttattctcatggTATACCTTCCTTTAAACTatgctattaaaattttattctaaattgtTATGTTTATTTAAAGTACTTCCTGttcctataaaatttaaataattataatttactattcacttatatttgaaaagcttgtaactaataaattaaaaaatcacattgtattaaaatttaaaactttactttctttgtatctccaaaaagaattaaattcttattttgacaatttatgtttgttaagAATCTTTATCATCAAATACCCTTCAATCATCTCCTACATATTTTCagtttctattttctctcaCTAATTCATctattatatcaaattattgTAATTTATATACTGAGATATGACATTTCATGATTGAGACTAGTAATTGAAACCATAAAATTGAACATTAAGTGAATATGATATGGCATTTCATGTTCTTAAATAttgttattgaaatttaaaaaaatttaaggtagtaaaaaatttctaatatgtatgttttctaaaacaatttttgaatatcattattattattttttatggtagtTTACTATTTATATTAGAGTTTCTATGAATTTCTATGTTTAGAAATAAAACATATGAAGCTTATCCAAACACAACCTTAAAGAAACAATTAATGTCAATGATTAATCCTACTAGTCTTATAACAGTGAAATCCATTACTTTATTTCATGGTTatcagaaaagataaaaaaaagtacccaaaaaaatctaatattttttcttactttttctttaaactaattgttcatgaattaatttgttttgttatttactatttttattatttgtttgttacataattttaattaatacatatttttattcttggtCATTGCAGGTTCAATTCCAAGCTTCATTGGAAACTTTTGCAActtaaaatatttggatttgAGCGATAATCTCTTGAATGGAAGTTTACCTGAGATTATCCAAGGACTTGAAACCTGCAGTTCTAAAAGTCCTTTGCCTAATTTGACGGAATTATACTTGTACAACAATCAATTGATGGGAAAATTGCCGAACTGGTTGGGGGAGCTTAAAAATCTTAGGGTACTCAATTTATCTAGTAACGAATTTGAAGGTCCCATCCTTGCTTCTTTATGGACATTGCAACACCTGGAGTATTTGTCACTTTCACGGAATGAGTTGAATGGAAGTCTCCCAGATAGTATTGGACAACTTTCTCAACTACAAGGCTTGGGTGTTTGTTTCAATCATTTGAGTGGAAGTCTTCCAGATAGTATTGGACAGCTTTCTCAACTGCAACGCTTGGGTGTTGCTTTCAATCATTTGAGTGGAAGTCTTCCAGATAGTATTGGACAACTTTCTCAATTGCAAGTCTTGTATGTTTCTTCCAATCATTTGAGTGGAAGTCTTCCAGATAGTATTGGACAGCTTTCTCAACTGCAAGGCTTGTATGTTTCTTCCAATCATTTGAGTGGAAGTCTCCCATATAGTATTGGACAACTTTCTCAACTGCAATACTTGGATGTTGGTTTCAATCAATTGAGTGGAAGTCTCTCTGAACAACATTTTTGGAAGCTGAGTAAGTTGGAGGTTCTATACATGGACTCCAATTCTTTCCATTTGAATGTTAGTCCCAATTGGGTTCCCCCTTTCCAGGTGAAAACTCTTGATTTCTCCAATTCATGCCACTTGGGTCCTTCATTTCCGGCTTGGCTTCAGTCTCAAAAGAACCTCCAGGTTCTTGATTTCTCAAATTGCAGCATTTCAAGTCCCATTCCAAACTGGTTTtggaatatttcttttaatatgctGCAGTTAAATCTTTCTCACAATCAGTTACAAGGTCAGTTaccaaattcattaaatttttatggTGAATCAGAGATTGATTTCAGTTCCAACCTCTTTGAAGGACCTATTCCTTTTTCAATGAAAGGAGTCTTTTTTCTAGATCTCtcccataataaattttttggcCCTATCCCACTGAGCAGAGGTGAATCCATGTTAGACTTGGAATACCTTCTTctttccaataatcaaataacaGGGGTCATCCCATCAAACATAGGCGAATCCCTACCCAACTTggttttcctttctctctcagGTAATCAAATAATAGGGACCATCCCATCAAACATAGGCGAATCCCTACCTAACTTggttttcctttctctctcagGTAATCGAATAATAGGGACCATCCCAGATTCCATAGGACACATCACCTCTCTTGAAGTCATTGATTTTTCAAGGAATAATTTGACTGGAAGCATTCCTTCTGCCATAAATAATTGCTCTGGCCTTTTTGTTTTAGACCTTGGAAACAACAATCTGTCTGGGATAATACCAAAGTCGTTGGGTCAGTTGCAATCGCTCCAATCACTACACCTGAACCACAACAAGCTTTTAGGAGAGCTCCCctcatctttccaaaatttaacaGGTTTGGATGTCCTTGATCTCAGTTACAACAGATTATTGGGTCAAGTTCCTGCTTGGATTGGAGTTGCTTTCGTAAATCTTGTAATTCTCAACCTGAGGTCGAATATGTTTTCTGGAAGACTTCCCTCCCGACTCTCAAATTTAAGCTCCCTGCATGTCTTAGATCTTGCACAAAACAATTTGATGGGCAAAATTCCAATCACTTTGGTTGAGCTTAAAGCCATGGCTCAAgagaaattgaatatatataagttaaatgagAATGTCGGCTCCTCGTATGAAGAACGATTGGTTGTGATTAGCAAAGGCCAAAGTCTTGAATATACCAAGACTCTTTCTCTTGTTGTAGGCATTGACCTATCCGACAATAATTTAAGTGGAGAGTTTCCCcaagaaataacaaaattgtTTGGTTTGGTGGTTTTGAACTTGTCGAGGAATCACATTACTGGCCAAATTCCTGAAAGCATTTCAATGTTGCGACAATTGTTATCTCTTGATTTGTCAAGCAATAAGCTTTCCGGCACCATTCCTTCAAGCATGGCCTCATTATCATTCTTGAGTTATTTGAATCtatcaaataacaatttctCTAGTAAGATCCCCTTTATAGGGCAAATGACAACCTTCACCGAGCTGGCCTTTGTGGGAAACCCTGATTTATGTGGAGCTCCATTGACCACAAAATGCCAGGATGAAGATCCAAATAAAAGGCAAAGTGTTGTTAGTGACAAAAATGATGGTGGCTATGTTGATCAATGGTTTTACTTGAGCGTTGGCTTGGGATTTGCCATGGGCATCCTagttccattttttgttttagcaACAAGGAAATCTTGGTGTGAggcctattttgattttgtagatgaAATTGTCAAATGGTTGTTGAGAGGAAGAGCAACCTATGCCAAAAATCATCCTAGAAGGcgataaattttgtttttagatcTTTCTATGCTTTATGTATCATTATAAGCTTTGAAAGTGAATTTCATCACATTTGCAATAAAGAAAAGACttagcttttaatttattttaagttcacATTGTAAAGGCTATAGCCTGTTTAACtgctactttaaaaaaaaaatctttaacttCAGAACCTATCATTTGTCATAAATAATTTCCAGTATTTATAATCTGCAGTGTTTTGGCATTGTGGGAAGGCTTAGAAAAGAACTTGACACCTCTTATTGATTCTACACTAAGAAGTCTTGCTTATCATATTTCCCAGCTCCTTATCAATCATTGTGAAATTTTGTATGAACATAACCAAAGAAGTGAAAAAACAGTTTCTGAATTTTCAATGGAAGCAAATACATCTTATTATAGCCTATTCAAGTTCTAAAGCAATATAGATTGTAGAGCCTCATCTCGATCCTCTTCATAAAGAACAGAAAAAACTGGAGGGAAAAGTTTTTTCAGTTCTGAAGTCACTCTaagagtaaagaaaaattagactTCTTTCACTTGAGACTATCAAGTGTTGTCTAGGTAGATGATTTGCAGATACCCTGTGCCACCAAcacaacataaatatataaatcatgAGCAGGAAGATGCAGTTGGGATAAAGAAACCTATCAGACCTGAAACAACTCAATTTTCCAACTAAATAATCCAGAAACTGACTTTGGCCGATGACTTGGAAACGAGAAAGTGTAATAAGCAGCACAACAGAGGATATGGTTTCCAAAACAGCACAATAAAACTCTGTTTTATTGTTCCTATGTTGAATAAGAGGAGGCTGAAGCATTTCCATTTTCTGTTCGTGGACTTATATAGATGAGTAGGAACAGAAGAGCTGTAAATCAATTCCCAGGCTAGCTGCAGCATGCAACATGGAGTCCATCTCATGATTCCATTACAGCATTTCATACCTTCATATTAcattacaatatttaaatagaatatgaAGGTGATATTACAATATTACATTATCGTGTAATTAGAATATATTATGTGACAACATTTTATTAGTCCAATGTCAGataatcttattttttctttttttcgctttttaaaaattttttccTGAGTTCAAAAACATgattaattttgaagaaaaatggctaaaattcataattcttgaaagaaaaatattactttttatttatttttcaaacaaattaaataGATGATAGATTCTTGAAGGGTGAAAAGCAAGAAGAAATAATGTGTTTTTATGGTTTATACAAGATACCATTTCCTTGCTCATGGCCATTACCATCAGGAAATGATAGCGGTGCTGTGACACTAAGTGATGAAGCATGGTActtgaaaatgtgaatctcaataatgaactacacctagaggggggtgaataggtgttatagaacaatttaaaaattctcccaataaagattacctaaccttagatTATCTTAATATCAAGaaatttttcttccaataacttttcaacaaagcaaaacatccacaagcaataatgtatgcatcaacactctcccaacaatttataaatgcaaaacacatgcaaatgcttcaacactcctaaaaaataaatcaaaatatagagtgagagaaagagacaatgaacaccggatttttaacgtggaaaacctccgaagagataaaaaaccacgggcctatcaccgattgaaaaactccactatgaagaataaaaactgagtacaaggttttacttagctcaagccaaccaatccttcccggaatacttgactagtaccttcattttcagcttctccttttggagcacacttggagtccgcaccaagctcaatctcggcctcttcttgaatccacacaagaagaaaatgggtttttgcacaacccaaatagaatgagagatttagatgtgaatgaaggaatgaatcaacccatttattgctcaagaaaatccattgaaaactagttttgaaaacattaagagaagtggattttctttgcaatcaaaaaccccaaattaggaaagcaaaaatgagaaaatgaagaacacttgGAGTGTGGCTGCTCTCCCCACGTTTTCAGCAGTCTCTCTACacagaaaatgagagaagattggtttttaaagtgtaaaaagaaacccttaatctaatggctgagatttgataaaaaaaacattagttggaTAGATCCACCCCTACACCTGGATCGATCCAGAAACAGAGAAATGAAAGCcttgcaccaaaaaccatttttcccaactttctaacacatttaaagattaaaaaccgggttgattcacatccaatcaccacacactcgactacatacctcggcctcttagcaaagtcttagtcttcaaagtcaagtagttcgaataggaataggaaagccgagttaggggacacttaggaattttgtccggaattgccaacctagctaaacactcacagtACTATCCACCACCATTCATTGAACTTGTCGACAGattttttaactataaattataatattttacataaatttttatttactttaaaacaAATACTacattataagaaataaatacaaaataaatggataaaagCCTTTTTTGCCTTCTTAAAGGGACCATTTTCTGGCCCGTATGTTGGCCCATTTTCTAGCAACTTTGGggcttttgaatttttattttattttctaatattttagttatgaattataatattttagaacttCACAGAAATATTTATCtactttaaaaaagaatattaaattaaaaaataaaaataaatggataataaatatttcaataaaccACGTCATGATAAATTTCatacataacaaaaaatataaattatgtatttttttatgtaaaaaaaagaTGATAATATTTTAGTGAAAGttataaaagatatattaatataagaagTTGTTAATCTTATTTTTAGGGTGAGGAGTGATCTTAAACACAACATTAATGGGCTTAAAAGCAGGCTTTTGCACCTCAATTGGAGCTGCCACATGGCACCA is a window from the Vitis riparia cultivar Riparia Gloire de Montpellier isolate 1030 chromosome 9, EGFV_Vit.rip_1.0, whole genome shotgun sequence genome containing:
- the LOC117921914 gene encoding receptor-like protein EIX2 — protein: MEKISILGFILAILYFITTELACNGHTRIDNNVQSEQKALIDFKSGLKDPNNRLSSWKGSNYCYWQGISCENGTGFVISIELHNPYPRENEYENWSSMNLSGEISPSLIKLKSLKYLDLSFNSFKAMPIPQFFGSLKNLIYLNLSGAGFSGSIPSNLRNLSSLQYLDLSSKYLDDIDSKYLYEIDSEYFNNLFVENIEWMTDLVFLKYLGMNYVNLSLVGSRWVEVANKLPSLTELHLGGCSLFGSIPLGLGELPNLQYLDLSSNVNLSGSISQLLRKNWKKIEFLNLHGNGLHGSIPSFIGNFCNLKYLDLSDNLLNGSLPEIIQGLETCSSKSPLPNLTELYLYNNQLMGKLPNWLGELKNLRVKTLDFSNSCHLGPSFPAWLQSQKNLQLNLSHNQLQGNRIIGTIPDSIGHITSLEVIDFSRNNLTGSIPSAINNCSGLFVLDLGNNNLSGIIPKSLGQLQSLQSLHLNHNKLLGELPSSFQNLTGLDVLDLSYNRLLGQVPAWIGVAFVNLVILNLRSNMFSGRLPSRLSNLSSLHVLDLAQNNLMGKIPITLVELKAMAQEKLNIYKLNENVGSSYEERLVVISKGQSLEYTKTLSLVVGIDLSDNNLSGEFPQEITKLFGLVVLNLSRNHITGQIPESISMLRQLLSLDLSSNKLSGTIPSSMASLSFLSYLNLSNNNFSSKIPFIGQMTTFTELAFVGNPDLCGAPLTTKCQDEDPNKRQSVVSDKNDGGYVDQWFYLSVGLGFAMGILVPFFVLATRKSWCEAYFDFVDEIVKWLLRGRATYAKNHPRRR